A window of the Iodobacter fluviatilis genome harbors these coding sequences:
- the pabC gene encoding aminodeoxychorismate lyase: MRLLNGQPQDVISMADRAFQFGDGVFRTMRCIGGSIEFWARHYARLQQDCAALGIMCPAEDLLLEDFRKLTPIDAVLKIIITRGETSRGYGSPPALVVNRIVQVAALPVYPDDFYQQGVKVRVCTTRASWQPALAGVKHLNRIENVLARREWSDPDIFEGLMLDRDDQIVEGVMSNVLVLSDSILSTPKLDQSGVNGVMREAVFDAAMQHGWTVEKRVWKLDEIKKAEAIWLTNSVMGLLPVSSLCEQHFAPHPAQVLLSAALKQLRQKEKFAIVNEPDMTKG, encoded by the coding sequence ATGAGATTGCTTAATGGCCAGCCCCAAGATGTGATTAGTATGGCTGATCGGGCGTTTCAATTTGGTGACGGGGTGTTTCGCACCATGCGCTGCATCGGCGGGTCGATTGAATTTTGGGCCAGACATTACGCACGCTTACAACAAGATTGTGCTGCACTAGGAATAATGTGCCCCGCTGAGGATTTGCTGTTAGAGGACTTTCGAAAGCTTACGCCTATTGACGCCGTACTTAAGATTATCATTACAAGAGGAGAAACCTCTCGGGGCTATGGTTCGCCGCCGGCGCTGGTGGTTAATCGCATTGTTCAAGTGGCTGCTTTACCCGTGTATCCCGATGATTTTTATCAGCAGGGTGTAAAAGTACGGGTTTGCACGACGCGTGCAAGCTGGCAGCCCGCTCTGGCGGGGGTTAAGCATTTGAATCGTATAGAAAATGTTTTAGCACGACGGGAATGGAGTGATCCGGACATTTTTGAAGGCCTGATGCTGGACAGAGATGATCAGATTGTCGAAGGCGTGATGAGTAATGTGTTGGTTTTAAGCGACAGCATTTTAAGCACCCCAAAACTGGATCAAAGTGGGGTAAATGGGGTGATGCGAGAGGCCGTTTTTGATGCTGCAATGCAGCATGGCTGGACGGTGGAAAAACGAGTCTGGAAGCTGGATGAGATTAAAAAAGCAGAAGCAATTTGGTTAACAAATAGCGTAATGGGATTATTGCCAGTGTCGTCTTTATGTGAACAGCATTTTGCCCCTCACCCCGCGCAAGTACTACTCTCGGCAGCACTTAAGCAGTTGCGCCAAAAGGAAAAATT